DNA sequence from the Epinephelus moara isolate mb chromosome 3, YSFRI_EMoa_1.0, whole genome shotgun sequence genome:
TAGTTTTGCTGCATATTACTGTGATGTAGCAGCATGCTCCCAGTGTATTACAGTACTTCACTGTAATCTCAGTTAAACTCCagatattattgtgatttaacAGACTGCTTctatcaaattattttatttactaaATTTTAACATCTGAATTATAAAtttgctaaatctaaatctaacaCTGttctttattgtgaaatattacagttacatatCGTAACTTCCTGGAGATACTCTGCAGTGTGAGCTGCCTGCAGCAAACAGGCAGACACATGAAACTGTGTAAAGTTATGAACTGTAGCTTTGTTTTATCTGTGAGAGGTTTAATGTTTGAGCAGCAGTCTGATGGAGACCTGCAGAGTCCTGCAGAGTCCTGCAGGAGACTGATGACAAGCTGCAGACGCAGGAGTCCTGCAGGAACTTGTCTCTCAGGAATGTTTCTCATTGGCTGCTCGTCAACCCTCTCATATCACATctggatgctttttttttttttttttttttttttgattcaaGGTCAAACGTTTGAAATTATTCCAGAGATCTGTAGAAATGTTCTTGGCACCAAAGTCTTTACAACCTGAAATAACCTGCAGCTGCAAACAAACCCTGAACTCCACCTGCAGCTTTATTAACTCCATGTGTTCTGCACATGACAGCATGACCGAGCTCCTCCTAAAGATcaatataaatatgtaatatgtaataatatgcaatataaatatatagtGACCTAAGTTATAATAATGTTACACTAATACAGCTCTGAAATGtttcagacacaacatgaccgcAGCTCAGTgagacctgctgctgctgctgaaaccAGGACTCTTATATAAACCGTCTGTTggcacagacacagagctgaGCTGGAAAAACTGATCAGACCCAAATCTTCAGTTTGTTAACACAACATGTTGAACTCGAGTTAACAGCATCATAAAACTGTCTTCATATCATGAAGTACGGCGGCTCAGAAGGTTTTGTTTCGTTATGATAAAATACTGAACTGATAACATGAGGAACTCTGAACTCTCTGCAGGttcatcaaatatttatttctgcttcatttcggtcacagctgcagctccgACATCTCACAGcactaaaataaattaatgtccTCATATTGTCGCGCGGAGATCAAACAGCTGCGGTGACATCACGGAGGAAATCTGCGCGTAAAAGCGCAAAAAAGCGTGTGAAGGCGCACTCACCTCTCTGTGCTCCCGGACGGTCCACGTCTCTCAGACTCTCTCTCAGACTGTCTGTCAGACTGTCTCTCCCCTCACAGGAGAAGACTCTTCACCCGCAGCTGCGCGCGCCCCCGCTGCTACCAGCAGAGCGCCGGGAGCGCGCGAGACAGGAACAACGTGCCGATTTAAGGTGGAAGAAAGTTTAGAGCCAAAGACAGAAGATCCAAAGAAACCAGACTGAGGTTTtaaactgctgcagctgctttaCACTGAGCAGCACAGTCAGTCTGAAACCAGCTCTCTTTTCTTTAATCTGCAGCAGGTTTGTGGTGACAAAGGTCTGACTGCACCTTACTGACGATTTAAATATTACAggttaatttatttaaattagcAGTAATTGTTTAATTAACTTCATATCATAATAATCCTGCAGAATTATAATAAACATGAGACCAAACAAGGCAAAAAAGCTTTGGGATATTGATTGAATCTTTAAAAGGCTCTATAAAGAACCATTTattttaagggtgctttcacacctgctctgtttggttcggttcaaacTAACTCAAGTTCGgtttggttcgtttgggcaggtgtgaacacagcaatcgcactcaggcgcacaccaaaacaaccggacggAGACCTTCTTggagaggtggtctcggtccagttacaacatcactgtgacctcatcacatgtccacgtttggtcatggactttccacatccacatatgacgtccaaggtaccctgggtgtgttggttgttgacgttctgggacgccgtgtcaacttcagcctgttacatgcattgtctgttttcaaaatacacttctgttttcacaggaaatgtacagtttgatacagtctctttctaaATAACACcgccaactgatgtttttttccttcaacaacacacatgtGGCTGGGCTTAGAAacaagaacagggtttggctttacagtcttacgggacacaaacgcTGCTCCCCCGGGTGAAAgttttgttggacccatccacccctcccacttaccctacttggacttttgccaccttaacctTCATTCTTGTTCTGACACGTTTCCCACTGACACATGAGCACTGTGAACAGTAACAGCGACTGGCCAAGTATCATGCTGcctcaagtcactgcccaagcactggattctgacgactttggagtgaagCCGGgtcggttccaaaggaactctggtgcggttggtttgtggtgagaaggtgttccgacctggatgtgaagcaactgcagtcacatgacacattgtttgggttaaacatgagcatgttacagtcctggaggattattaatgtgcacctcctcctgtactgccttaatatgcacattcagcacatccaatgcatcaaaacattgttttctagttggagccgcgcctcgttttcaaactgtatggtttgactaaaatgaacaatgacggcaatatagtccacgatgagcagcgctaaaatcaacctgcgtagttgtccctccattgtgacattagaaagtgtcacattaaGACCACGCCTAAAACACATCCCATTTCTGCCCAGAAGTATTTAAGCACGCTTGAtgcattctctttctcttcgACACATTTCTCACATCCCACCCACCCAATCCCTTCTCGCCTCTtacatctttttctctgctcctttctgCAAACAGGAACCAGTGGGGGCTCTACCCGAAGCCGAGCTCACGAAGAGACAACTCCCCCAGTCAGACTCACTCTCAGGATCCCTCCTGCATTCCTGCCTTCAACCCAACACATCCATCATCGCGTGCGCCTGCTACCCAGAAACCCAGCCATCATCCCTCAatcctcatcccttcattcctcacTCTTCATCCCTTGATCCTCACCCTGTGATCCCTAACCTTTCATCCATCTGGCCCTTGACCCCCaaccttcatcccttcatcctcaTCCTTTCATTCTCTAATCCCTCAATCCTCACCCCTTCACACTTTCCTCCAAACCCATAATCCATCATACCCAATAAACCATTCGAAATCTTTATCTTATtggtgtggtctttgttagtgaatacactttatatattaattatttattaccTATTTATCGattcatttattgattttaagaCAGATAACATACACAACCACAATTCTGGCGAACAGCGGCACAGATCTAGTTaaagtgtttgtgtctctctctgtgtctgtgtgtctgggcGTGGCTCTCATCAGTCCTGCTGCCAGTCTGCCTGCTCACCTGAAATCCATCCACTAATCAACCCCAGCAGTAAAAAACACCACGCCCCTGCCAGATCGTTTGGTCTACCTTGTGGTACTAACTACAGCCTACTTGTTGCTTTTTCCCTCGTGGACTTTCTGCCTAAACCTTGTTTCTCTGTGCCTCAGATCCACACTCACCGCTCACCGGTTTGCCTGCAACTCCAGCCTACTGACCTGTTTCCAGACCTGCTCAGCCTGCCTGCACTGGATCAACCCAAGACACCCCTTCTTGCTTTACTGAAAATAAATCCACTTTAAACTGCTTTCTGAGTTCGGCTTTTTGGTCCAGTTCTCTCTACACTTTACAACTGTTGTggctattttgagtgcatattAGACCACTGTGCATTGTGTGGCGATGGTAGGGATGCATGTTAATATCGGTACATCATTGGTCTCGGCTGATATTGGCTCACGTCCTGGATACAAGCCAACATTCTCAAACTAAACTGTGAAAATCAGACATTATCATCTTCTGTCCCAAATCCCTCACCAAAACCATATTCTGCCTCACCACTGACAGTTCCACTCTGCGTTCCTCCCCAAACATCCACAACCTCTGAGTTATTTTTGACAACAACCTCTCTTTAGAAAAACACGTCAGTCAAATTACCAGTACTGCTTTCTTCCACCTAAAAAACATAGCTCGTCTGCGGCCATCCCTGTCCCACAACGcatccaattcaaagtccttcTCCTCACCTATGAAGCCCTCCATAACCACGCCCCCTCTTACCTCACTGAGCTGCTCCACCACCACGCTCCTTCCTGCAGCCTCTGCtcctctgatgccaacctccttaaggcccatttatgctccctttacgtacaaaaatgtatacgtccgtttcagacgatgttaccgtcactgcccacatacttccatgcgccctttacgttggcatggatgttaaacAATacatccaccaggaggcagcccagagtcaaaagtttacgacaacaacaaactcaaaaacaaacatggcgactgtggaggagatattgataatgtacctcttgcataaaagacaaaaacagagggatCCCAGTCGGAGGGCACGAGGGTTGGTCCTGGGAGCGGAGCGGAGCTGGGAGGGCTGGGGGACTCCGCGGAAAGGGAGACCCGAGCCTCtggagtatgtgcggggcctccgtgtttgagacgggagcaggCGGCGGGAGGTCAGAcgctcccagagaggggagagggagaaatataacaaaataagatgaaataggaaaaacctgtctccctcttttattttattttcagtgtttcaagCGAAAAAGTTCcaccattgttatttcttcttcgtgtctcactagagctacgtatcgggtagtgacagcagtTTCCAGTgatactgctccgtttggcccgtatctgtaagctttatggaaacgtgcagaaatgaacgcggagcacggacagaaggctccgtctgtatttaacgttgagcataaatgggcctttagggggtgatcacacagaaatgagacgctagagacgcggacgcttcaaagacacTGGAAGCGtttattcaatgcgcgctagctactggcgtctgacgctcaaaaagttgaaaatatttgaacTTTTCAGCGTTTTTCCGGAAAaacgcccgtctaaaaagacgcttgaatgcCGGTCAGTCgcgtttctagcgtttcatctcagtgtgatcgctcccttatTCCACCACTCAGGACCAAGCGCCAAATCTGgggcgacagagccttctccatcacccccctccctctgaAACTCTCCCCCCAAACACATGCGAGACTGTACCGACCTCTGCCGATTCACATCACTCATCAAACCTCAGCTTATCAACGCggcttttaatgtgtgttgtgtgtattttattgtattctattttatttttatttatttttttaaagattattttttggggctttttgcctttaatggacaggacatattgaaatggggtgagagagagagagagagtgggggttgacatgcagcaaagggttgcaagccggagttgaACCTGCGACTGCTGCAGTGAGgcattgcctctgtacatggggcgccggcaccaTCCACTACGCTAGCGACGCCCCGATTGTATTCTATTTTATGATCGTTTTTAACCAATATATCTTACCATGGAAagggcttcataaataaaatatattattatcattattattaaaatgaactattagaCTTGGCCAACATGATAAGAGTGTGTATGTATAATATGAATAATTatcggccaaatgagttgtcatattggatatcggcaaaaattCCAATATCATGTCTATGGTATACTGTGCGATTGAAATATGACTTCTTTGGTAGAGTTTATTCAGTCTCCTTCTGGGCAGTTACTTGAAAAGTGTACCAAGGAACAACTCTTAAACCTTCGGAAGCACTGTGGAATTAAAATACCTGATAGAAAAAACTGAAAGCAACTTTCACCATCAGGAAAATCTGTTGCTTTAACGTTTGAACAACAAAAGGAACTTTTAATGTTACAGTTTGAACATGAAAAAATTTAACGACAAAGAAGAAACAGAGGAAATAAGACAAAGAACAGAACTGACTAAACTAAAGCTGCAGCAACGCAGACTAAACTGGATAAAGGAGGGAAACTGGCTGGTTTATGAGAACTGTAAGTTTGATGCAGTGACTTTCTGCAGTAAAACTTAACTGAATTAAGAAAAGTACCTGGTACCAAAAGTGAGTCGAGCTGAACGAGgcagtgaaaatgttggcattgtgcgttCATGGAttcgttacatttgtacgttattaggTTGCAGATATTTTGGAACataatgtttcaacaatgtcatggtgaatgtgtggttatgtttaggcataAGAACCACTGGGTTATGGTTAgagaaagatcatgttttggattaaaatacctgcttttggggGCACTAtcgccgctggaaacacagcaactgGTTGCTATAAACATGTAAGttgctggaaacgcagcaacGTCTTGCTTAAAGCAACAGGtttagttgtttgttggtgatgagcagtggtctgcagctcggcTGGTGTGTCTCAAGTGTCACACCATCagccaccatcccctccacctcctgatgacaaagtcagcttagaTATTTCGTCACTTTAGAAACTCtgatatgaaacgtacaaatgtaacgtatctgtggtttgcagaaacatgcaatgACAATATTTCCTTCCTGGCGACTGAGTGAAAATTAGCCActcgtgtgtgtttttgtctgaacaaaaacaacgcAGTACTTTCTTTAATCAAATGTTAAACCTGTCTAGAAACACATCACCAGGCCTCATGAAGTGTATTAACAGTCATTAAACTCTGTAGTTTGATCACAACAGAAACCTGACAAGTTCAATGAAACAAATCCATCTGATACATTTGTGAAGTGAGATTTAAGAGTATTTCAGTTTGTTGACTTCTAAAACTCTCAGTAAGAATCACTATAgtgcatttgtattttttcatgttgAACTTCAGTTCCTTGAGAGCAACACAAAACCAAGGTGTTCGTCCTCTGCTGCACGTCTGAAACtactgaaaagaaaaagtttgacaattttggaaatatgctccttcactttctttttacacattaaacacatcagtcagCGAGCGTTAGAGGTGCTGATAGAGTTGCTAGCTTTGGATAGAGCTAGTTGGCTGTGCCCCACTGTCTCCTGTCAtcatgctatgctaagctaactagctttAGCTTCATATTTCCAGTCTCCATtgattagctaatgttagtctTTGCTGCTCTGCATTGTACTCCACCCaggtcaggtgggagctagctagcggcaCCACTCAATCAGTGATTACTGCTGGTAACGCTGTCCTGAGACATGGTGGTGGGACAgcattgctgcagaaacatggtagCCACCCTCCAGCTCGCCCAGGTTGCCATAGTTAGTAAGCACCTTTATTCTGAGTCGCAAAATCCCTTAGTATTGTTAACTAAtgtatgttagcaccactagcagTGTTGAtgctgctaacagtgctaaccgGCCCCCAGGGACACCATCCAGTCTTGCTTGTAGATTTTTCCAGTGGTCACTTGtgttattgcagcaaaaagatCCCCTGCGgtcaaaaaagcattttccatGTAGACCACCActataaaagagacgtctgtaaaggTGTCGACACCTCCAACTGCAAACAAGTTCAATTATGAGTTCTTCTATTGTGAATTTTGGGGAGGAGGGAGGTTTATATTTACAAAACCTCCTCAAGCCCAGAAAAGCAATTAAatattgtgacatcatcacaatgtaaagtctatgagctgagcaAGAACTCCTGGGCAGAGCCAGCGGAAAAAACACTGCTACACGAATACTGCTACATATAAATCCCAGAGGCTAGAAACTTTTTGCCGTATACACCAGGCAAGCAGTTATTATACATCTAttggtgctaacagagctaacagaaGATGCTACAGGGGTTTCGCAGTTAAAATTAAGCCATTTCCTCACTGGGTGACCTGAGGGGAGAACAGAGGatgggcacaatgtttctgcAGTAACGGTGTCCCGCCACCATGGGTCGGCACAGAGTTACCAGTGGTAATGAGCTAACTAGTTGGGTTGtacacagtgcagagcagcaaagGCTAGCTAACCAGTGTAGCATACATTCCCTTATAGCTTTGTTCTTAAAGTAGAACAGAATAGTGCTACTACTAAACTGAGAAGCAGCAAAAAAATTAACCCATGGGCAACTGGTATAAAATATTCTCAGCGGTTAATGACATCCCTACCCAACCCTTATTGGTCATGCCCCCGTATGTAAAGACCATAAGTCTCAGCAAATAAGCCAACAagtgtatttccaaaaatgtctaCCTATCCTTTGAGATTTAAAACTTCAGGCAGGTGCAGAGTCGTCTGGTTTGGAGCAGATTCTTTTCTCTGTGttacttcttctttttcttgccGCTGCCCTCCAGTCCATTCACACTCTGCAGCTGCTCCCTCTCACCAGCAGGGGCGCTACATGACCGCATGCTACTGTCTTTTGCCGTCACTGTCATGTTGCAAGACCTGTGTTCGCTATTTATGTCTATGCTCCTGGCGTTTTCCGTCACAGGCTGGTCGCTCATGGTGCTGTTGTGGCTAGGATCATCATTAAGCATGGGGCCATTGTCGGGAGCTGGGTTTGTGACAATGCCCATGAAGAGGGGGGCCAGGGAGGCATCATCAACAAGGGCGAAGAGGAAAGGGGAGTTGACAGAGAAGAGGGAGATGGAACGCATGGAGGTTACAACAGTGGTGGCGGACGCTTCCACGCCTTCCTCGCTGAGTTCTATGGTGCTGGCATGGCGGACGCCTGTGACCCTCAGAGGGTGGTCGGAAATCCCAGAAAGGTTTGGACCTGAAAACAGAGAGCTGAGGCCTGACAGAAAGAACCAGAGAGAGACAAATAGAGGACGTCAGTGCCTGTAATCATTGGTTGACATGTGTTATAGCATCACGATACAACAACATCCTACTTCCAAGTGTCAGCAGTTCCCAGTACATGGATGCTCCAGAGTCAGTGCTATCACATTCACTCCCCAGATTGGCACAACCAGGCCACTGTACACCGACAACTTCTTATGCCTTTATATAATGTGTGTCTCAGTAGCCGTCATCGTAtgtaccccttttccaccaaagtaGCTCTGGCTCTTGAACCGTTTCTGTTCAGGTTCCTCAGAACCTTGGTGCTAGCAAACCAGCCTACGTTTCCACCAATTCTGAGAGGAACCATTGTAACCAAGGGTGAGTCCTTAACAGAGGgcgttgcacaatgcacaaacAGAGGTAATCAGAAGTAGTAAGATGGCACATCACATTGATTATCTGCAAGCTTTTGttttattacagatatttgtttttagccAAACAGCAAGCATGGACCAGCTGATAATGATAAGACGACATAGAAGACTATAACATGCAAGACTCCATTCTCTCGTTTTAACCTGTAGagtatgatgtcatcacagtttgcacttcaggtcaaggaaaacctgctattttttggttccagctgggaGCCAactttttggttttggaactaatttattttttgtcaaaatgctCCAAACATTTCAAAATTAGATGTGAGAAGAGGAACAGAACCTgctccatgttggtggaaaagggatctcattcattcattcattttccataaccacttatcctgttgtaGGTCATGGtggggctgaagcctatcccagctgacactggacaGGGCGCCTAtagcagggctgacacatagagacagacaaccattcacactcacatcacaactacagacaatttagagtcaccaattaacctgcatgtctttggactgtgggaggaagctggaacACCTGGAGGAAACACATGCTTTGCAAACTCCCCACAGAAGGACtctcccaccctgggtttgaaccattAAGACAATACTAACCACTGCGCCATTGTGCCGCCAAAAGGGAGATATTAATGAAGGTAATAATCTCACCCATGCTGGTCAGCGCTCCCTGGAGCTCCTGGTTGTACTGCAGCTTCACTTTAGGTAAGCTGACCTGCATTGTTTGCTGCTGAGGTAAACGTCTGTAAAGGTCTGAGATGTTCAGTTTGTGAAGGACCGATGACACGTTTCCGCTGCCTGGAAAGGGCATGACGATTAAGAAGCTGGTGTTTCCCTTGAAGGGAAGACTGGCAACCTGGACAAGAGAGAaggactttatttttatttctatgatTTAATATCGACAAACTCTGAACAAAGACAGCAGGAACACATGGTGGTTATATGTGGAAATGGAGAAGGAagattcattgttttgtttttttttctaccatgtggtataaatcacacacaaaacttaTCTGAACAACGGCTGCCGAAAACACGTATGATTGGCTGTGCAGTCAAAGTTATATAGAAAGACACCTTAAACATTTGTTCTGGTCAACAGTTTAACCACTAGCTGCAGCAGGCCAAGCAGGATCACATAATCTTCTCCCCACCACGTTCTCCAGTTCTTCCTAGAGGATCCCAAGATGGGATCTAAAGTCAGGATGAAGGAGGATGACCCAACTCGGAGCTCAAACCCCGGGCCTCTTCCCAGTTGTACATTAGCAGAAAGCCTCCAGAGGGAGGTGTCTAAGACGAATCATCCATGTTACCTGTGCTTTCAGCTCTGGATCGCTCAGCAGGCGGAGAGGGTACTGGGCAGACTTCATCATGTCCACCAACACAGAGTTCTGGTTATCTAGGTAGAACATTCCTTTGGAGGTCACCAGGGGGTCAAACTGGGTCTGCCATTCACCTAGCAAACACAACAGAAAGCAAGGAGGAATCATTAATACCTCaaaggaaacttttttttatttcatgagcCACCTGACTCTAAGTTTGCATTTTAAGAACTCAGGAAGGATGTCGTGATGAGCACTGAACTCTGCTTAAGGTGCACCTTATCACCTGTCCTGAAGAGTTTCTGGTCTGGTGGTATCAAGGTGGTGTGTATAGTGTTTACTGGTGATCTCGTCCTTTTGGCTTGGACCATGACATCCAGTGCAGCAATATGCGGCCCCTATGAAGATCAATGCTGGGAAGCCCCAATATCCTAATGGCATACCGCACAACCACAATGTCCATGGTTCGATTCCAAGACCCAAATTTGCATTTTAGCAAAGGAATGACCTGTCCTaatctgccttactctgcctctgattggtttaccCTAACATTCTTACTCTAACCCTAATCAACCTCACTcctcttgtctaaacctaaccaatcagaccaatgaaggcaacgagtaccagccaatcagagggagagtaggacAGGTCATTCCTTTGCTATCCTATAAAATGCAAATTTGCTAATTACATGTCATACCTCTTTGTCTCCCCATGTTTCCATATCTCCTAACTCTATGACTGTTGAATTAAAGCAATCTTTTGAAAAACAAGAAGATCAGTGCTCACAACATTCTTCCCTCAGAAATGGTAGATTGCTCAATTCAGTTGATGGGCAGCAACTCTGGAACTGAGGAAGACTTCAGTCGTCCTGGGGTCTTATTCATGAGTGATGATCAAAAGCAttctaaggcccaatcccagtACACCCCTTGCCCCTACCAGTTAGCCCTTACCCCTCTGTTTTGCATGTTCCAtcttgggttagggttagggtgtCCCAATTCTTGTTGGTTTAGAGGTTTAGGGCAAAGTGTTAGAGCTACATGGTCCTCCAAATGAAGGTTTCTCGGAGGCACACTCCAAACTGAGTGTTATGAGAAATCAttggcaagatggctgcatgAGCAACAAAAGAATCCCCACaactgtattttctttgttaatGACAATTTAAGAATTTTGATAACCATTGTATTTTCTtagtttaatgttgtttcaatgtTTTATCGTCCTTCTTAAtgataagaataaaaaaaggaaatcgCTGATATGCCAATGTCTCTGTAGCAAAGTAGCTACCTAATGTTACATTGTTACTGCTGCTTTGTGCAGGACAGTCCAagattttgacatatttccatgtcaCATGCCCCCCAGTTTGATGGCATATGATGGTTAAGCTTTAACTTAAAGCTGTGAGGTTGTAGCACTGGCAAGGTAGGACtggttgctaacgttagcctacagagTGTTGTGAGtggcctggtaatgaagcagtgttgttttttatttgataaattgTTTGATCGATTGATAGCATGAAACTTAAGTTGTGTGTGAATCGCAAGCACCCTGACAACTGCAAAACTATGCCTGTTACCAGGCAAGATAAATCACCACTGCAGAAGACAGCATGTTAGCAATGTCCAGTAACACTCATTGCATCTGTTTACGTAAACGCCAGCACAGCAATGATGTATCAGGATCTTGAAGGGTCATTGCATGTCATAGAAGTTTTCAAACATTACCCCTGTAACTCTGATTCTGAGGGCAAGGTGGCACTCGAAGACCAGGGGTAGGGGTAAGAAGAAGACG
Encoded proteins:
- the serpinf2a gene encoding alpha-2-antiplasmin, with amino-acid sequence MKLCLLLVLFCLCCPGLTEEPSPAAPDVSAPVHVEEEMEEEVHSCGGGRVFSSEEHRAIGGAIERLGLQFLENLPISPQQPNVVLSPLSLALALAQLTLGACNETEQLLLRSLHAVSLPCYHHILGGLAHHVSNTSLEVAARMYLRPGFEVKLSFVEDSLARYQSSPVPLVSVEEVNQWVENATNGHISNFMESIPHDVVLMLMNAVYFKGEWQTQFDPLVTSKGMFYLDNQNSVLVDMMKSAQYPLRLLSDPELKAQVASLPFKGNTSFLIVMPFPGSGNVSSVLHKLNISDLYRRLPQQQTMQVSLPKVKLQYNQELQGALTSMGLSSLFSGPNLSGISDHPLRVTGVRHASTIELSEEGVEASATTVVTSMRSISLFSVNSPFLFALVDDASLAPLFMGIVTNPAPDNGPMLNDDPSHNSTMSDQPVTENARSIDINSEHRSCNMTVTAKDSSMRSCSAPAGEREQLQSVNGLEGSGKKKKK